CCGGTTTCTTGACGTTCTCTACGTGTCATCACAACAACGAAATCTAAAACACGGCCACCACTTAATCGATTAAAAAGTACATGTCCGAATTCATGCGTAAGCACAGGGATGTAATTGAATGCAATGTTAAGTGCCGATAGAATAGGATGGCTTCGATAATAGTAACTTAATAAGTACAGTCCTGTAATCATACAGAGTAGAAAAATAGATATTGGAATAGGTGAAATCAGCCATGGTTGTTCACTCATAGTTAATAATCCTTTCTATAGTGTCATTTAATATAGAGTATAATGTACATGATGCAGATATTCTACGGTCCTCAGTCTTATATTAGGCGTTGAAATATCGTGTTCGCTTCGTTAGGGATGTAGAGATACGTACCATAGCAGTGGGCGCTTGAAACTGAAAGACGTTTTGTAAAACGACTAATCCCATTCTCCTATTATGGTATAAAAGTATAGCATAGAAGTAGGAATTTTAAGGATAGAGATGAATTTGATGGTATTACGTGATAAAGTGAAATAAATATTAAATGAAAAATAGGTGAAAGGAGCTTTGATGATGAATACATCTAAACCTTCAAACAATCATGCATATTCCTTGATAAAACAGCATGGACAAGTGAATGTTTTAGGATTTATGTTTGATAATGTAACGATGACAAACATGTATGAAGTGATTAAAGCATATAGTAAGGCAGAAACTAAGCATAATTTGTTTGTTGTCACAGCAAATCCCGAAATTATTCATTATGCTTCGGAAACACCATCATATAGAAATGTGATACAGCAGGCTGATTACATCATTCCAGATGGCACGGGTATTGTAAAAGCGGCAAAAATACTGGGGACGCCTTTGAAAGAACGTGTTCCAGGTATAGAAGTGATGGAAACTTGTTTGCAGATTGCTGATAAAGAAGAAAAGCGTGTATTTTTATTAGGGGCAACGGATGAAGTGATTACGAAAGCAGTAAGA
This region of Staphylococcus sp. IVB6240 genomic DNA includes:
- the tarA gene encoding N-acetylglucosaminyldiphosphoundecaprenol N-acetyl-beta-D-mannosaminyltransferase TarA, with the protein product MNTSKPSNNHAYSLIKQHGQVNVLGFMFDNVTMTNMYEVIKAYSKAETKHNLFVVTANPEIIHYASETPSYRNVIQQADYIIPDGTGIVKAAKILGTPLKERVPGIEVMETCLQIADKEEKRVFLLGATDEVITKAVRNIQTQYPNSVVAGHHGFFKIDDITVVNEIRDFQPDFIFVGMGYPRQEQWIAQHRDAFEHTFMMGVGGSIDVFSGTVKRAPLIWRKLNLEWLYRSFKDIKRIHRLKRIPKFIMAVFKQKIAHR